In the Magnetospira sp. QH-2 genome, one interval contains:
- a CDS encoding tectonin domain-containing protein, with product MMRRQIASLGLTAILVIQLILAPLAQAADQNKSVVKTIKIDPGAITTIQTSSGLVNLSDLNSKSQPKLVIQSPEKPSGPICGGANQPRCAKKPAKFASAALGKCPTGTFFDIGTWQCWSCPKGFKRTAWAVDSAKACSKPNKSIRGEFMAASFEGPVCPKGTFYDGIRDGECRKCPKGYKRSAAHVDAKNACFVPAREEFKRITKHRKGTGLLGTDCPKGQFWDGIDGYCYSCPSGFNRTGYSVRDAKACSRRVKEKQAKAEHVQKGTCSPGEFRDATYQRDGDGGTCWTCPKTSDRTVYAVHGKKACEKGGGLEFKDATKKADLTCPAGQAFDFIGLSANDIKTRPETKKMSGLKPIKSGTCWSCDSGYDRTLSGVKSKDACEAKSMVWYSQPYEEPGLFGLKGAEDVLLDITRRHPQLIATSIEETAKAASESNKKLTYAKALSMETELFRTTPHKSTAAAAAVLVRVMAAIGEPKHASAAEKQLLKSFSAHITAKRTHVAEDALAAYEGWKKADTYWRAKGSRGNGLQTMLDYGTVPPDYSTVAMMNSLAVGSAGTAIGIATGSIPILGDVLGVTLGAAGNGFADFSDAESIVKFGATTAAELALGKAIEFAIESMAKTTIKTLTSQAVKNAGYLAAHRAAGHVAKEAGTRMLSLAGGAGPQIIISAAFMIGQVALDQVFEIANAKPKLLNAIAHAKRSPNLARMVKSAQGNGELLGYWSFLISTEKKPSAAFTKAFAPAADLATKAMASSDTAKKKATKTAPAKKMAAKSAASFNANGKWHKMPGAAIDVGAGPAGRVVVIGKKGGVFRWNAKKNNWDKLPGTLARVDVTPQGNPVGVNAKGEIWALNGEKWTKLPGAAKDIGVGADGTTWVIGTKAVNGGFEIFRWKKGKFSKVKGAAVRIDVDSKGNAWAVSDNGKLFHYTGKNWKHEAKAPKAQDVAVGANGSLFLLATDGTPYRKSGGKWVKMGGKANNITADANGTPWVINSKMDIFAWK from the coding sequence ATGATGCGCAGACAGATCGCAAGCCTAGGCCTGACAGCCATTTTAGTTATTCAGTTGATCCTGGCGCCCTTGGCCCAGGCGGCGGACCAAAACAAATCGGTTGTCAAAACGATCAAAATCGATCCAGGCGCCATTACCACAATCCAAACCAGTTCGGGCCTCGTAAACCTGAGTGACCTGAACAGCAAGTCGCAGCCGAAACTTGTGATCCAGTCCCCGGAGAAGCCCAGCGGGCCGATCTGTGGCGGCGCCAACCAGCCCCGTTGCGCCAAGAAACCCGCGAAATTCGCGTCCGCAGCGCTCGGCAAGTGCCCCACGGGCACCTTCTTCGATATTGGCACCTGGCAATGCTGGAGCTGCCCGAAGGGGTTCAAGCGCACCGCCTGGGCAGTGGATTCCGCCAAGGCCTGTAGCAAGCCGAACAAAAGTATCCGGGGCGAATTCATGGCCGCGTCGTTCGAAGGACCGGTCTGTCCCAAGGGTACCTTCTATGACGGCATCCGCGACGGTGAGTGTCGGAAATGCCCGAAGGGATATAAGCGCTCGGCAGCCCATGTGGACGCCAAGAACGCCTGTTTCGTCCCTGCCCGCGAGGAGTTCAAGCGGATCACCAAACACCGCAAGGGCACCGGTCTCCTCGGAACCGATTGCCCGAAGGGCCAGTTTTGGGACGGGATCGACGGCTACTGCTATAGCTGCCCAAGTGGCTTCAATCGCACCGGTTATTCCGTCCGCGACGCCAAGGCTTGTTCCAGGCGCGTCAAGGAAAAGCAGGCCAAGGCCGAGCATGTGCAAAAAGGCACTTGCAGCCCGGGTGAGTTCCGGGACGCCACGTACCAACGGGACGGCGACGGAGGCACCTGCTGGACCTGTCCCAAGACCTCGGATCGGACGGTCTATGCCGTTCATGGTAAAAAAGCCTGTGAAAAGGGCGGCGGGCTTGAATTCAAGGATGCGACCAAGAAGGCCGACCTGACCTGCCCGGCCGGCCAGGCTTTCGATTTCATTGGCCTGAGCGCCAACGACATCAAAACACGGCCCGAAACCAAAAAAATGAGCGGCCTCAAGCCCATTAAAAGCGGCACCTGTTGGAGCTGCGATAGCGGCTATGACCGGACCCTTTCGGGCGTCAAGAGCAAGGACGCCTGCGAAGCCAAGTCCATGGTCTGGTATTCCCAGCCGTATGAGGAGCCCGGCCTGTTCGGTCTCAAGGGCGCCGAGGATGTTCTGCTCGATATTACCAGGCGTCATCCGCAATTGATCGCGACCAGCATCGAGGAAACGGCGAAGGCCGCGTCGGAATCGAACAAGAAGCTCACCTATGCCAAGGCCTTGAGCATGGAAACCGAGCTGTTCAGGACCACCCCTCACAAGAGCACGGCCGCCGCTGCCGCCGTTCTGGTGCGGGTCATGGCCGCCATCGGGGAACCGAAACACGCCAGCGCAGCGGAAAAACAGCTTCTTAAGTCTTTCTCCGCTCACATTACCGCCAAGCGGACCCACGTCGCGGAAGATGCCTTGGCCGCCTATGAAGGCTGGAAAAAGGCGGATACCTATTGGCGAGCCAAGGGCAGCCGTGGCAACGGCCTGCAAACGATGTTGGATTACGGCACGGTTCCGCCGGATTACTCGACCGTCGCGATGATGAACTCCCTGGCCGTGGGGTCGGCTGGTACGGCCATCGGCATCGCCACCGGCTCCATCCCCATACTCGGGGACGTCTTGGGGGTGACCCTGGGGGCGGCGGGCAACGGTTTCGCCGACTTCAGCGACGCCGAATCGATCGTCAAATTCGGCGCCACCACGGCGGCGGAGCTGGCCTTGGGCAAGGCCATCGAATTCGCCATCGAATCCATGGCGAAGACGACCATCAAGACCTTGACCAGCCAGGCGGTGAAAAATGCCGGCTACCTGGCGGCCCACCGCGCCGCCGGACACGTGGCCAAGGAGGCCGGGACGCGCATGCTGTCGCTGGCCGGAGGCGCGGGCCCGCAGATCATCATTTCCGCTGCCTTCATGATTGGTCAGGTGGCTCTCGACCAGGTGTTCGAAATCGCCAACGCGAAACCCAAATTGCTCAATGCCATCGCCCATGCCAAGCGTAGTCCGAATCTGGCCCGAATGGTCAAATCCGCGCAAGGCAATGGCGAATTGCTGGGGTATTGGAGTTTCCTAATCTCCACCGAAAAGAAACCCTCGGCCGCGTTCACCAAGGCCTTCGCTCCGGCGGCCGACTTGGCCACCAAGGCCATGGCTTCTTCGGATACCGCCAAGAAAAAGGCTACCAAAACAGCCCCGGCAAAGAAGATGGCCGCCAAATCCGCCGCGTCATTCAATGCCAACGGTAAGTGGCACAAGATGCCCGGTGCCGCCATCGATGTGGGGGCCGGACCAGCAGGCCGCGTTGTGGTGATTGGCAAGAAAGGCGGAGTCTTCCGTTGGAATGCCAAGAAAAACAATTGGGACAAGCTCCCCGGCACCCTGGCCCGCGTCGACGTGACGCCCCAGGGCAACCCGGTGGGCGTCAACGCCAAGGGTGAAATCTGGGCCTTGAACGGGGAAAAATGGACCAAGCTCCCCGGCGCCGCCAAGGATATCGGCGTCGGCGCCGATGGCACCACTTGGGTCATCGGCACCAAGGCCGTCAATGGCGGGTTCGAGATTTTCCGCTGGAAAAAAGGCAAATTTTCCAAGGTGAAGGGCGCTGCCGTGCGCATTGACGTGGACAGCAAAGGCAACGCCTGGGCGGTCTCCGACAATGGCAAGCTGTTCCATTACACCGGCAAGAATTGGAAGCACGAAGCCAAGGCCCCCAAGGCACAGGATGTCGCCGTAGGCGCCAACGGTAGCCTGTTCCTGCTGGCCACCGACGGCACGCCCTACCGCAAGTCCGGCGGCAAATGGGTCAAGATGGGCGGCAAGGCCAATAACATCACCGCCGATGCCAATGGCACACCCTGGGTGATCAACAGCAAGATGGATATCTTCGCCTGGAAGTAA
- a CDS encoding cob(I)yrinic acid a,c-diamide adenosyltransferase, whose protein sequence is MVWLSKIYTRTGDHGTTALGNGAKVDKHDLRVEAYGTIDEANAIIGLARLYTGGEVDHLMARIQNELFDLGADLCTPIPKDGKDKHLRITGNQVLALERDIDVYNSLLEPLNSFVLPGGAASAARLHYARTVVRRAERCMTSLAAVEDLNPEALKYVNRLSDLLFVLSRHLNDNGKADILWKPGETAE, encoded by the coding sequence ATGGTTTGGCTATCAAAGATCTATACCCGGACAGGCGATCACGGTACCACGGCCTTGGGCAACGGCGCCAAGGTGGATAAACACGACCTGCGGGTGGAGGCCTACGGCACTATTGACGAGGCCAACGCCATCATCGGTCTGGCCCGTCTTTATACCGGTGGCGAGGTGGATCACCTGATGGCCCGCATTCAAAACGAGCTGTTCGATCTGGGGGCTGATCTTTGCACCCCGATCCCCAAGGACGGCAAGGACAAGCACCTGCGCATCACCGGAAATCAGGTTCTGGCCCTGGAACGCGACATCGACGTCTACAATTCCCTGCTCGAGCCGTTGAACAGCTTCGTGTTGCCTGGCGGCGCCGCGTCGGCCGCCCGCCTGCATTACGCCCGCACGGTGGTGCGAAGGGCCGAACGGTGCATGACGTCACTGGCCGCCGTGGAAGACCTCAATCCCGAGGCCTTGAAGTATGTCAATCGGCTGTCGGACCTATTGTTCGTGCTGTCGCGGCATCTCAACGACAATGGCAAGGCCGATATCCTGTGGAAACCAGGCGAGACGGCGGAATAA
- a CDS encoding acyl-CoA dehydrogenase family protein, whose translation MPTENHILRELLPTCEKALRTARDVEVSVREHVAAMVTGENGKLDPALIEREQMACHGYAWLATTVEALEQMYHWAERLEADGAFGDLEQLILQAAFSEYLHQLYGGIPMSQGEVVRPATFGIEASERFRLQCPQTHLLRDHGFTAAAAQRIAELIAHGNYGNPGLGDETLDMVRDQFRRFAEEQVVPHAHDWHLKDELIPMSIVEQMAELGVFGLTIPEEFGGLDMGKMAMCVVTEELARGYIGVGSLGTRSEIAAELIRLGGTEAQKEKYLPMLASGELLPTAVFTEPNTGSDLASLRTRAVKDGDDYVVTGNKTWITHAARSDMMTLLVRTNPDEKGYRGLSMLLAEKPRGSEEAPFPAEGMEGTEIEVLGYRGMKEYELAFDGFKVPADGLLGGEEGQGFKQLMETFESARIQTAARAVGVAQCAMEMGMRYAEERIQFGKPLYAFPRVHGKLAWMAVETMIARQLSYFSARAKDSDERCDIEAGMAKLLAARVAWANADNAVQIHGGNGYAMEYPISRVLCDARILNVFEGAAEIQAQVIARGLLSGR comes from the coding sequence ATGCCGACCGAAAATCATATCCTACGGGAGCTTCTGCCCACCTGTGAAAAGGCCCTGCGCACCGCCCGTGATGTGGAAGTCTCCGTGCGCGAGCATGTGGCTGCCATGGTCACTGGTGAAAACGGCAAGCTGGACCCGGCATTGATCGAACGGGAGCAGATGGCCTGCCACGGATATGCCTGGCTGGCGACGACCGTCGAGGCACTTGAGCAGATGTATCATTGGGCCGAGCGGTTGGAAGCCGACGGCGCCTTTGGGGATCTGGAACAACTGATCCTGCAGGCTGCCTTCTCCGAATACCTGCATCAGCTTTACGGTGGCATTCCCATGAGTCAGGGCGAGGTGGTGCGTCCGGCGACCTTCGGGATCGAGGCCAGTGAGCGTTTCCGGCTGCAATGCCCGCAGACCCATTTGTTGCGCGATCACGGCTTCACCGCCGCCGCCGCCCAACGCATTGCCGAACTGATCGCCCATGGCAACTACGGCAACCCGGGCCTCGGCGACGAGACCCTGGACATGGTACGTGACCAGTTCCGCCGCTTCGCCGAGGAGCAGGTGGTGCCCCATGCCCATGACTGGCACCTGAAGGACGAACTGATCCCCATGTCCATCGTCGAGCAGATGGCCGAGTTGGGCGTGTTCGGTCTGACCATCCCCGAGGAATTCGGTGGTCTGGACATGGGCAAGATGGCCATGTGCGTGGTCACCGAGGAACTGGCCCGGGGCTATATCGGCGTCGGCTCGCTGGGCACCCGCTCGGAGATTGCCGCCGAGCTGATTCGCCTGGGTGGCACTGAGGCACAGAAAGAGAAATACCTGCCGATGCTGGCCTCGGGCGAGTTGCTGCCGACAGCGGTGTTCACCGAACCCAACACCGGCTCCGATCTGGCTTCCTTGCGCACCCGCGCGGTCAAAGACGGCGACGACTACGTGGTCACCGGCAACAAGACCTGGATCACCCATGCCGCCCGCTCGGACATGATGACCCTGCTGGTGCGCACCAACCCGGACGAAAAGGGCTATCGCGGCCTGTCCATGCTGCTGGCGGAAAAGCCACGCGGCAGCGAAGAGGCCCCGTTCCCCGCCGAGGGCATGGAAGGCACCGAGATCGAGGTGCTGGGCTATCGCGGCATGAAGGAATACGAACTGGCCTTTGACGGTTTCAAGGTTCCCGCCGATGGTCTGCTCGGTGGCGAGGAGGGCCAGGGCTTCAAACAGCTCATGGAAACCTTTGAATCCGCCCGCATTCAGACCGCCGCCCGCGCCGTGGGCGTGGCCCAATGCGCCATGGAAATGGGCATGCGCTATGCCGAGGAACGCATCCAGTTCGGCAAGCCGCTTTATGCCTTCCCCCGGGTGCATGGCAAGCTGGCCTGGATGGCGGTGGAGACCATGATTGCCCGCCAGCTCAGCTATTTCTCGGCTCGGGCCAAGGATTCCGATGAGCGCTGCGATATCGAGGCGGGCATGGCCAAGCTACTCGCCGCCCGGGTTGCCTGGGCCAATGCCGATAATGCGGTGCAGATCCACGGCGGCAACGGCTATGCCATGGAATACCCCATTTCCCGGGTACTCTGCGACGCTCGTATCCTCAATGTGTTCGAGGGCGCGGCGGAGATTCAAGCCCAGGTCATCGCGCGAGGACTGCTGTCGGGGCGCTGA
- the ccrA gene encoding crotonyl-CoA carboxylase/reductase, with protein sequence MTEAVEIPDPTANQPKKDLYEIGEIPPLGHVPKQMYGWVIRRERHGEPDTAMQVEVVDTPEIDSHDVLILVMAAGVNYNGVWASLGVPISVFDVHKDDYHIAGSDASGIVWAVGSKVTRWKVGDEVVVHCNQADGDDEECNGGDPMYSPSQRIWGYETPDGSFAQFTRVQAQQCMARPKHLTWEESACYTLTLATAYRMLFGHRPHTLKPGQNVLVWGASGGLGSMAIQLISTAGANAIGVISEEDKRDFVMGLGAKGVINRKDFNCWGRLPDVGGDEFGPYMKEVRKFGKAIWEHTAKFVDVDMVFEHPGEATFPVSAFIVKRGGMVVFCAGTTGYNITFDARFVWMRQKRIQGSHFANLLQASQANKLVLERRIDPCMSDVYSWEDIPAAHVKMRKNEHKPGNMAVLVQAKKPGRRTVEDVIAGD encoded by the coding sequence ATGACCGAGGCAGTGGAAATTCCGGATCCGACGGCCAACCAGCCGAAGAAAGACCTGTATGAAATCGGTGAGATTCCGCCGCTCGGCCACGTGCCGAAGCAGATGTATGGCTGGGTGATCCGCCGCGAACGCCATGGTGAGCCGGACACGGCCATGCAGGTGGAAGTGGTCGATACTCCCGAGATCGACAGCCACGACGTGCTGATCCTGGTAATGGCCGCGGGCGTCAACTACAACGGCGTCTGGGCCTCCCTTGGTGTGCCGATCTCCGTATTCGACGTACATAAGGACGACTATCACATCGCCGGGTCCGATGCCTCGGGCATCGTCTGGGCCGTGGGCTCCAAGGTCACCCGCTGGAAGGTGGGCGACGAAGTGGTTGTTCATTGCAATCAGGCAGACGGTGATGACGAGGAATGTAACGGCGGCGATCCCATGTATTCGCCCAGCCAGAGAATCTGGGGTTATGAAACGCCCGACGGATCCTTTGCCCAGTTTACCCGGGTGCAGGCACAGCAGTGCATGGCGCGCCCGAAACACCTGACCTGGGAAGAGAGCGCCTGCTACACCCTGACCCTGGCCACCGCCTATCGGATGCTGTTCGGCCATCGGCCGCACACCTTGAAGCCCGGCCAGAACGTTTTGGTCTGGGGCGCCTCGGGTGGCCTCGGTTCCATGGCCATTCAGTTGATCTCCACCGCGGGCGCCAATGCCATCGGCGTGATCTCCGAAGAGGACAAGCGGGACTTTGTCATGGGCCTGGGCGCCAAGGGCGTTATCAACCGCAAGGACTTCAACTGCTGGGGACGGCTGCCCGACGTGGGTGGCGACGAGTTCGGTCCCTACATGAAAGAGGTGCGTAAGTTCGGTAAGGCGATTTGGGAACACACCGCCAAATTCGTCGATGTGGACATGGTCTTTGAACACCCGGGCGAGGCGACTTTCCCGGTCTCGGCCTTCATCGTCAAGCGTGGCGGCATGGTGGTGTTCTGCGCCGGTACCACCGGCTACAACATCACCTTCGACGCCCGTTTCGTCTGGATGCGTCAGAAGCGGATCCAGGGCAGTCACTTCGCGAACCTGCTACAGGCCTCTCAGGCCAACAAGCTGGTGCTGGAGCGGCGCATCGACCCCTGTATGTCAGATGTCTATTCCTGGGAAGACATCCCCGCTGCCCATGTGAAGATGCGCAAGAACGAGCATAAGCCCGGCAACATGGCCGTGCTGGTTCAGGCCAAAAAGCCCGGCCGCCGCACCGTGGAAGACGTCATCGCGGGCGATTGA
- a CDS encoding protein meaA, giving the protein MGKNFADAAGNGNKNAQKKDRPWLIRTYSGHSSAAASNALYRKNLERGQTGLSVAFDLPTQTGYDSDHPLARGEVGKVGVPLCHLGDMETLFDGIPLDKMNTSMTINAPAPWLLALYIATAERQGASRGDLAGTVQNDLVKEFLSRGTYIFPPKPSLKLMTDIIAFTYREIPKWNPTNVCSYHLQEAGATPVQEMAYALATAIAVLDAVKESGQVPEEDFPKALSRISFFVNAGIRFITELCKMRAFNELWAEIATERYGVEDEKMRRFRYGVQVNSLGLTEQQPENNVYRILLEMLSVVLSKNARARAVQLPAWNEALGLPRPWDQQWSLRLQQIFAHETDLLEYGDIFDGSREIAEQVEKLKIAARAELETIAGMGGAIDAVESGYLKRALVQSNAVRLAAIESGEQKVVGVNCFQEGEESPLVGSDGGYMSVDPAAEQEQIERLKAWRAQRDDAAVKAALTELKAAANEGRNMVEPSITCAHAGVTTGEWGDALRDVFGEYRAPTGIAKAPSSPDRSSDAMEEVRGKVAAAAQRLGRPVKILVGKPGLDGHSNGAEQIALRARDAGMEVVYEGIRLTPARIAETALEEQVHIIGLSILSGSHKPLVTETLEQLRAVDMANVPVVVGGIIPPEDAEEMVAAGVARVYTPKDFDLSTIMGDLADMAAEP; this is encoded by the coding sequence ATGGGCAAGAATTTCGCAGATGCAGCAGGAAATGGTAACAAGAACGCCCAAAAAAAGGACCGTCCCTGGCTGATCCGCACCTATTCGGGCCATTCTTCGGCAGCGGCATCCAATGCCCTTTACCGAAAAAATCTTGAACGGGGCCAAACCGGCCTGTCGGTGGCCTTCGATTTACCCACGCAGACCGGCTACGACTCCGATCACCCGTTGGCGCGAGGCGAAGTGGGCAAGGTAGGCGTCCCCCTTTGTCACCTGGGGGACATGGAAACCCTGTTCGACGGTATTCCGCTGGACAAGATGAATACCTCCATGACCATCAATGCCCCGGCGCCCTGGCTCTTGGCGCTTTATATCGCCACCGCGGAACGGCAAGGCGCCAGCCGTGGCGACCTAGCGGGCACGGTGCAGAACGATCTGGTCAAGGAGTTCCTGTCCCGGGGCACCTATATCTTCCCGCCCAAGCCGTCCTTGAAGCTGATGACCGATATCATCGCCTTCACCTATCGGGAGATTCCCAAGTGGAACCCCACCAACGTCTGCTCGTACCATTTACAAGAAGCAGGCGCGACGCCGGTGCAGGAAATGGCCTATGCCCTGGCCACCGCCATCGCCGTGCTGGATGCGGTGAAGGAGTCCGGTCAGGTCCCCGAAGAAGACTTTCCCAAGGCGCTGAGCCGGATCAGTTTCTTCGTCAACGCCGGAATCCGCTTTATTACCGAGTTGTGCAAGATGCGGGCGTTCAACGAGCTTTGGGCGGAAATCGCCACCGAGCGCTATGGCGTCGAAGACGAGAAAATGCGCCGCTTCCGCTATGGCGTACAGGTCAATTCCCTGGGCCTGACCGAACAGCAGCCGGAAAACAACGTCTATCGAATCCTTCTCGAGATGCTGTCGGTGGTGCTGTCCAAGAACGCCCGCGCCCGCGCCGTGCAGCTCCCGGCCTGGAACGAGGCCCTGGGCCTGCCGCGCCCCTGGGACCAGCAATGGAGCCTGCGACTGCAACAGATCTTTGCCCATGAGACGGACCTGCTTGAATATGGCGACATCTTCGATGGCTCGCGGGAAATTGCCGAGCAGGTGGAGAAGCTGAAAATCGCCGCCCGGGCCGAATTGGAAACCATTGCCGGGATGGGTGGCGCCATCGATGCCGTGGAAAGCGGCTATCTGAAGCGGGCTTTGGTACAGTCCAATGCCGTCCGACTGGCCGCCATCGAATCCGGCGAGCAGAAGGTGGTCGGCGTGAACTGTTTCCAAGAAGGCGAGGAAAGCCCTCTGGTGGGCTCCGACGGCGGCTATATGTCCGTCGACCCGGCGGCCGAACAGGAACAGATCGAGCGGCTCAAGGCCTGGCGCGCCCAACGGGACGACGCCGCCGTGAAAGCCGCCCTAACCGAATTGAAAGCCGCCGCCAATGAAGGTCGCAATATGGTCGAGCCTTCCATTACTTGTGCCCATGCGGGCGTGACCACCGGTGAATGGGGCGACGCCCTGCGCGACGTGTTCGGTGAATACCGCGCCCCGACCGGAATCGCCAAGGCGCCGTCATCCCCCGACCGTTCCAGCGACGCCATGGAAGAAGTACGTGGCAAGGTCGCCGCCGCCGCCCAGCGGCTGGGCCGCCCGGTGAAAATCTTGGTGGGCAAGCCCGGCCTCGACGGCCATTCAAACGGTGCCGAACAGATCGCCCTGCGCGCCCGCGACGCCGGGATGGAAGTGGTCTATGAAGGCATTCGCCTGACCCCGGCCCGCATTGCCGAAACGGCGTTGGAGGAACAGGTGCATATTATCGGCCTGTCGATCCTGTCGGGCTCTCACAAGCCCCTGGTCACCGAGACCCTGGAACAGCTCCGGGCGGTGGACATGGCCAATGTGCCGGTGGTGGTCGGCGGCATCATCCCCCCCGAAGACGCCGAGGAAATGGTCGCTGCCGGTGTCGCCCGGGTCTACACGCCGAAAGACTTCGATCTGTCGACGATCATGGGGGATTTGGCGGATATGGCCGCGGAGCCTTGA
- a CDS encoding PEP-CTERM sorting domain-containing protein, which yields MNKFIAFVGACALSLTLSQAANASLINSYSGAGMGLPDRVNANSTINVADDFTVGDVTVSLDNLYHTYSGDLIVTLSHGGQSARLTNGSGWNTVNGTYTFSDAGVGSNDSWYYQAGSTTLAYASLAIFDGLSSLGAWTLNVYDQYGWDSGNLGGWTLNLAGAASSAARIAVPEPASLALFGAGLIGLGYARRRKTA from the coding sequence ATGAATAAGTTTATCGCTTTTGTCGGAGCCTGCGCCTTGTCCCTGACCCTCAGCCAGGCCGCCAACGCCTCGTTGATCAATAGCTATTCCGGCGCGGGCATGGGCCTGCCGGACCGGGTCAACGCCAACAGCACCATCAATGTGGCCGACGACTTCACCGTCGGCGACGTAACGGTCAGCCTGGACAATCTCTACCATACCTATTCCGGTGATTTGATCGTCACCCTGTCCCATGGCGGTCAGTCGGCTCGATTGACCAACGGTTCGGGCTGGAATACCGTCAATGGTACCTATACTTTCAGCGATGCGGGTGTGGGATCCAACGACAGTTGGTATTATCAGGCCGGATCAACAACCCTGGCCTATGCCTCCCTTGCCATCTTCGATGGCCTGTCCAGCCTCGGTGCCTGGACCCTGAACGTCTACGATCAGTATGGATGGGATTCCGGAAATCTGGGCGGCTGGACCCTGAACCTTGCGGGCGCCGCCTCCTCCGCTGCCCGCATCGCGGTTCCCGAACCCGCCAGCCTGGCCCTGTTTGGCGCGGGTCTTATCGGCCTGGGCTATGCCCGCCGCCGCAAGACCGCCTAA
- a CDS encoding TRAP transporter substrate-binding protein: MVRSLTGVCAVLLVSALIAASPARAETLRIHHFLPTSSTTHAKFLVPWAKRVEEQSGGRLKFQVYPSMQMGGKPPQLYDQARDGVADLIWTLPGYTAGRFPVMEALELPFMVSTAESTSQAAWSFYDKYGREEFKDVHPLLLHVHARGSFHLRGHPVKALDDLKGLKVRAPSRTINAALKALGATPVGMPVPQVPQSLSKGVIDGAVIPYEVAASLKVPELVDSHTEIGGPRGFYTALFLFAMNKDKYNALPKDLQKIIDDNSGLPLAKEIGRLWDEEEDAGRKVAADRGNAITVIPPEDLGPWREQSQPVIDAWVDARDKEGRDGAAMLAEARALIERYGR; the protein is encoded by the coding sequence ATGGTCCGCTCCCTGACAGGCGTTTGCGCCGTCTTGCTGGTCAGTGCCCTGATTGCGGCCTCCCCTGCCCGGGCCGAGACCCTGCGCATCCACCACTTCCTACCCACTTCCAGCACAACCCACGCCAAGTTTCTGGTGCCTTGGGCCAAGCGGGTGGAAGAGCAATCGGGTGGGCGGCTCAAGTTTCAGGTCTATCCTTCCATGCAGATGGGTGGCAAGCCGCCACAGCTCTACGATCAGGCGCGAGACGGCGTGGCCGATCTGATCTGGACCCTGCCAGGCTATACCGCAGGTCGCTTTCCGGTCATGGAAGCCCTGGAACTGCCGTTCATGGTCTCCACCGCCGAGTCCACCAGCCAGGCCGCCTGGTCGTTCTACGACAAGTACGGACGAGAGGAATTCAAGGATGTGCATCCGCTTTTGCTGCATGTGCATGCGCGCGGCTCGTTTCACCTGCGCGGCCATCCGGTGAAGGCTCTGGACGACCTAAAGGGCCTCAAGGTCCGGGCCCCCAGCCGCACCATCAACGCCGCTCTGAAAGCGCTTGGTGCCACCCCTGTGGGCATGCCGGTGCCGCAAGTACCGCAATCCCTGTCCAAGGGTGTCATTGATGGCGCGGTGATCCCCTATGAGGTGGCCGCTTCCCTGAAGGTGCCGGAACTGGTGGACAGCCACACCGAGATCGGTGGACCGCGCGGCTTCTATACGGCCTTGTTCCTGTTCGCCATGAACAAGGACAAGTACAACGCCCTGCCCAAGGACCTGCAAAAAATCATCGACGATAATTCCGGCCTGCCCCTGGCCAAGGAAATCGGTCGCCTGTGGGACGAGGAGGAAGACGCTGGACGAAAGGTCGCCGCCGACCGGGGCAATGCCATCACCGTCATCCCGCCGGAGGATCTGGGTCCCTGGCGGGAACAATCCCAGCCGGTGATTGATGCCTGGGTCGATGCCCGCGATAAGGAAGGCCGGGATGGTGCCGCCATGCTGGCAGAGGCCCGGGCCCTGATCGAACGGTATGGCCGCTGA
- a CDS encoding TRAP transporter small permease: protein MAAERPLSSFHRALDRLSGLFALGGGMLLVAVGLMTVVSIVGRWLFFVPVPGDFELMQNGCAVAIFTFLPHAQMRRGHVAVDLFTRSLPPSIQKGVEAIGFGIFTLIAALLTWRLSLGGLSFLTSGETSMILGLPLWWSFPPIVASCALLTLCCLSDLIGSLRR, encoded by the coding sequence ATGGCCGCTGAACGGCCCCTTTCCTCTTTCCACCGCGCCCTGGACCGCCTGAGCGGCCTGTTCGCCCTGGGCGGCGGGATGCTGTTGGTGGCCGTCGGCCTGATGACGGTGGTCAGCATTGTTGGACGCTGGCTGTTCTTTGTACCGGTACCCGGTGATTTCGAACTGATGCAGAACGGCTGCGCCGTGGCCATCTTCACCTTTTTGCCCCATGCCCAGATGCGTCGCGGCCATGTGGCCGTGGACCTGTTTACCCGCAGCCTTCCCCCCTCCATTCAAAAGGGCGTCGAGGCCATCGGTTTCGGGATTTTCACCCTGATTGCCGCCCTGCTCACCTGGCGGCTGAGCCTGGGCGGTCTGTCCTTCTTGACCAGTGGCGAGACCAGCATGATCCTCGGCTTGCCTCTGTGGTGGAGCTTTCCACCCATCGTCGCGTCTTGTGCCCTGCTCACCTTGTGCTGCCTTTCCGACCTGATCGGGAGCCTGAGACGATGA